The genomic stretch CATGTTATTGATAAAATCATTCTTGATCACGGACAATTTCTGCTGCCGCATGATAATCACGATCGTAATAATGAACACGCTCATCAAACCAATAATACAAAAACCCGAAGCGATAAACATCCATCCCATATTATTATAGAAAAGAGAATCCTTCGTGTCAAACATCACACACAGGTTAGCATCTTTCGTGGTCTGGTCATTGGGGAACAGTTCCACGTAATAGAATCCTTTTGTTCCCTTTTCCTTGATATATTGTACGATTTGCTCCCGAGTCATAATCTTCCACGTGAACGGGTTATCAATTCCCGTATTGATCATTTCCTCTTTCAAGTAAGGATTCAAATCAACGTTCTCCAAGCGTTTCTCCACCTGCGCCATCTGCGGGTCTTTCTCCCTCAAATAACGAATCACAAACTCCCGTACCAGATCCATCATTCGCTGACGTTCCAACGAATCGGCCAATCTTTCGGCCTCCGATGTCGCAGAACGCATCACCTGATAAAGGATATTATTATCCCGATCCGTTTCCAAGATATAGCCGGGTCCCATCCGTCCTCCTGGATTCATGAAAATCCTCAACATGCTAGAGATATTTCCTCCCTGCCCTTCTCCGACTTTACCTTTAGAAAAGGCAAGCGAAAAAAGAGAGATTTCGTTATTACCCGGGTCTTCATCCGTCAATACAGAATCCTGAGCGTGATTCATCGTAGAAATAACTTCCTCCACTTGTGTGTAGCGTTCTTTCAAATCATTAAAAAGACGGATATTATTGGTTTGCTCAACCAGATTAACAGCTTTCCCTAAAACATCGTACACCTTTGAGGTGAAACGAGCTTCTCCTTCCCGCATACTATATTTCATCCAAATCCATTGCACGCTCACCACCGCAATAAAAGCGATAAGCATAATGATAGATAATATTCTGATTATTATTTTTTTAATCATAAGCTGCCATATACAATCAGCGAAAATAGCATTTTTTATTTCATCATGCAATGACTTGAAAAGAAAATATCATGAAAAAGAGGTACCCGGGTAAGGTACCTCTAAAAAACAACTAAGTAATAAAAACGGGAAAATTAAAACCACTATAATGGTTTTATGCTTTATTTTAGTTTGCTCTCTAACACTTTGTAAATGTTACTTTCTTTATTTTCAACTGTCATTTTATTGAACAGTTTCTTTTGCAAATCCAAACTATCTACTAACTGGTCTTTAATCAAAAATAAAGAAATTTCTTTACGCAGGTTAGCAACAATCAAATCTCTTGTCCAATTAGCTTGTTTCTTCAAGAAACGTTGTTTTTGCAACTGGTGAATACCCAGCATAACTTCATCATCCTTGGAAAGTTTTTCTTTTTTACTGATCTTTTCAATACGCTTGTCAATCTTGGCAATATCTTCACCAAACCTTTCCTTGTACATTTTCTTGATTTCCTTGTATTCGTCCATTAAGCCTGAACCGTCAGCTTCAATTTGATCCGGGAATTTGATTTTACCTTTGATCCAGATCATATCTTTGGTATCTAAAATGGCCTCAACAGTAGCCTTCCCATCAATATCAATCCATACTCTTCCCGGAATTTTAAACTGATCTGTTCTCAAATCTATTTTACCATCTTTCACCTCTTGTTGAGCCAAAATCGTCAAGCCCGGTTCTCCCGGCATCTCGGCCAATAATTTTACAGTTCCGTTCAGTCCTTCTACTTCTCCCCGTACTTTCACAGTATCACTATCGCATGCACAGAACAAAAGTGTGGCAAGTACTAAAAATAAACTAAATCTTTTCATAGTAAATAAGTTTTGTCTCCCATTCATGTAAAACATGAATGCAAATTTCATCTGTTATTTTATCAAGCTCCTATAAATAAACCATACATAACAGCGAGTAATATTACTCCCTGTAAACATGGACAAATATACAAAAAAATTTATAACCCCACACTTCTTAAAAGTAATTTAGCAGAGCTTGATGGTTTCGGAGCATCAACATCGACAATTCGCCCCTCCGGATCAATCAGCATATAGCGAGGCATTACAGTAACCATATAGCGAGAATAGAAGGCATACGTGTTGTTTACGACATAATGTTCTCCGGGGAGATTTTTTACTTGTCCCAGCCATTGGGAAGATCCCATGCAAAAAGTAGCGAAAAGAATATTCTTATCTTTATACTCTTCAACAAGTTTTTTCCATTCAGCCTGAACCTCTTTATCTATCTCTCCATAGCCAGAAGCCCAAACAGATATGTATAGGAATTTACCCCTCAAATCTTTTAAATACAATGCCTTCCCGTTACTATCCTGTAAAGAAATATTCGGAGCGGTAGCCCCCGGAGACAGCTTACGCCAGCGATCTACCAGTTGTTTTATCTTCACCATTTTACTGGTGTCAGACACTTCATTCCAACATACTGCCAATAAATAATCGGCATCCTTTAACCCGTTTTCCTGAAAATAATTATAAACAACCTCAGATAACAAGTAATCCCGAACCTTTACACTATTGACATTTGAACGGATATAATTAACCAAGCGACGCATACTGAAATTTTGTCCCTTGTAATAAATATAATTCAAAACAAAGCGTTGATAGCAATCAAAGGCTAACATCTCCTCGTTGTTAATGTCGAATTCAGACACGAAATTATCATACAACATCCCCGGTTTATACAGTGTATCAAAGGCCACATGACTACGAGGATAATGTATTGCCTGCTCCGCAACGCGATACCTGATGCGCTCCCGTTCCTGTTTCGTGAATTCTTCTCCTAAATTCTTTGCTTCCAACAAAACAATATTAGTATTGATATTCTCCCTCATTCTATTCACAAAATCCTTCTCGTTCAGTTTATATAAATTAGGATCATAAATGAAATATCGATTTTGTTGTTCCTTCAAATAAAGATTAATTGCGCTCAATGTACCTTTAAACTGCAAGGAATTAGACACATTCCTCACGTTATTCATACTAATTTCTAAATCTTCTCCAGGTGTTAAAAAAACTTGAATCGAATAAGGAATGAAACGAGCATAGGTACCCTTTTCCAGTTCTATCTTACCGGAAAAATAATGTTTCTCATCTAGGCGGAACTTATGAAGACTATCGTTTACTTGAAAATAAACAACAGTATCACCTGTCTCAACCCGGCCCGACACTTGCACGCTTTTATTACGAGTACAAGCAACGAAAAGAATAATAATTATTATACCTACAAAACTCCTCATGCGTCAACACATTAATTTTTAGAATACAAAGATATATATTCAGCAAAAAACTATGTGTTAAAAAAAAGGTAAATAAAAAAGGCAACCACCCGGTTGCCTTTTTGCATATCTTAACAGATAATTATTTTGTTATTGCAATGAAGTCATTGTTTTCAAAGAATTTGGCAAATTCCATATCGGTTGCAGCCAATTGTTTGAATGAACCATCCAAAGAACATGCTTTTCTCAAGTTCTCGATTACCGCAGTTGCATCATTGGTTCTAGCACCAATAACAGCTTTCAAGTAATAAGACATCGGACATTCTTTGTTTTCAGCATTCAATTTTTTCAATGCCTCATTATTATTTCCAGCAAGCACGTTAGCTAAAGCAGCGTTCACGCAATTGCATTGACCGAAATAATTTACAGCAGCAGCATAATCACCGCTCTTGATAGCCACGATTCCTTTGTTATAGTTAACTTCGTCACCAGCACCGGTAGCAGCACCAAAATAAATTTCAGCTTGTTTCAAATCGCCATTCTTCAAAGCTACAGCACCCAAGTTGTTTTGAACAACCGGATTGTTAGCTGACATTGAGTTAGCTTTATTGAAATTAGACTGAGCTGCAGCAATATTACCCATTTCAAATTGAACCATACCTGCATCGTTGAAACCTCTCCAGTCATTCGGGAATTGTCTCATGCAAGTTTCATAGATAGCCAATTTGTCATTGTTGTTATCGAATAAAGTCGCAGAATAAAGCAATTCCTCAACATTCAATTCAGCAGGACTTGATTTAGCTAAAGCTTTCAATTCATCATCTGATTTACCAATCAACTCGGTATTTACAACAAACAAAGATCTTCTTAATTTCGGAAGGATTTGATCAGCAACAACCGCAAAAGCAGAAGCGATATTTCTGATTTCTCTCTCTCTTACTTCAGGATCAGAATGCATAGACAATACGCGAAGAATCAATTCTTTATCTTGGATATTTGATTCTTCCATAGCTTTCTTGAATCCATCCCAGTCTTCAGCTACAACGAAATTCTTGAAGAAATTCTCGTCTTTATATTGCTCAACTTTACCTTTCTTCATTTGCTTTTTCAAGAAAGTAGAAGAACTCTTTTCACGTTGGTTAGCTAATTTCTCGTTGAAGTCATAAGCACCATCAGGAGAAGCGTATGATCTAACATCAATTCCGTTCAAGTTCATATTTTCTTTTGCAGCAGCTTCTTTGATATAAGCCTCTAACTTTTTCATTTCCTCAGAAGTCATTTCTTTAGAACGAATGTTTGCAGAGTTAATCAAATAATAGATAGCAGCCTCTTCTTGTTGTTTGATAATCCGTTGGAATTTATCCTCTCCGACTGAAGTTGCAGGAGCGTTCACTACCAAAGTTTCAGTAGCAATCACACCATCACCAATTTTTCTCGGATCGAATTTCACAGTTTTGGCGCCTTTTGCCCCGGTAATATCGATTTCCAAATCAGAAAGTCTCATTGCATCCTCGTAAGGAATACGGCTCATGTAAGAAACAGTCTTACCAGCTTCGTAAGGAATCACTTCTGCATTACCCTGAACTTTCTCTCCTTGGATAGCTTTCATTTCATAAGCTTTCTCTCCTCCTTTGAAACGCAATACAGGGGTAGCCTCAATAGCCACTTTTTTGTTAAAATATTTAGCCGGGA from Butyricimonas virosa encodes the following:
- a CDS encoding tetratricopeptide repeat protein, coding for MKKTLGFVAVVALSGLITVSCSSLNKMKKRAGEITYSVTPETLVAKGGMVDLKIDVTFPAKYFNKKVAIEATPVLRFKGGEKAYEMKAIQGEKVQGNAEVIPYEAGKTVSYMSRIPYEDAMRLSDLEIDITGAKGAKTVKFDPRKIGDGVIATETLVVNAPATSVGEDKFQRIIKQQEEAAIYYLINSANIRSKEMTSEEMKKLEAYIKEAAAKENMNLNGIDVRSYASPDGAYDFNEKLANQREKSSSTFLKKQMKKGKVEQYKDENFFKNFVVAEDWDGFKKAMEESNIQDKELILRVLSMHSDPEVREREIRNIASAFAVVADQILPKLRRSLFVVNTELIGKSDDELKALAKSSPAELNVEELLYSATLFDNNNDKLAIYETCMRQFPNDWRGFNDAGMVQFEMGNIAAAQSNFNKANSMSANNPVVQNNLGAVALKNGDLKQAEIYFGAATGAGDEVNYNKGIVAIKSGDYAAAVNYFGQCNCVNAALANVLAGNNNEALKKLNAENKECPMSYYLKAVIGARTNDATAVIENLRKACSLDGSFKQLAATDMEFAKFFENNDFIAITK
- a CDS encoding TlpA family protein disulfide reductase codes for the protein MRSFVGIIIIILFVACTRNKSVQVSGRVETGDTVVYFQVNDSLHKFRLDEKHYFSGKIELEKGTYARFIPYSIQVFLTPGEDLEISMNNVRNVSNSLQFKGTLSAINLYLKEQQNRYFIYDPNLYKLNEKDFVNRMRENINTNIVLLEAKNLGEEFTKQERERIRYRVAEQAIHYPRSHVAFDTLYKPGMLYDNFVSEFDINNEEMLAFDCYQRFVLNYIYYKGQNFSMRRLVNYIRSNVNSVKVRDYLLSEVVYNYFQENGLKDADYLLAVCWNEVSDTSKMVKIKQLVDRWRKLSPGATAPNISLQDSNGKALYLKDLRGKFLYISVWASGYGEIDKEVQAEWKKLVEEYKDKNILFATFCMGSSQWLGQVKNLPGEHYVVNNTYAFYSRYMVTVMPRYMLIDPEGRIVDVDAPKPSSSAKLLLRSVGL
- a CDS encoding sensor histidine kinase translates to MIKKIIIRILSIIMLIAFIAVVSVQWIWMKYSMREGEARFTSKVYDVLGKAVNLVEQTNNIRLFNDLKERYTQVEEVISTMNHAQDSVLTDEDPGNNEISLFSLAFSKGKVGEGQGGNISSMLRIFMNPGGRMGPGYILETDRDNNILYQVMRSATSEAERLADSLERQRMMDLVREFVIRYLREKDPQMAQVEKRLENVDLNPYLKEEMINTGIDNPFTWKIMTREQIVQYIKEKGTKGFYYVELFPNDQTTKDANLCVMFDTKDSLFYNNMGWMFIASGFCIIGLMSVFIITIVIIMRQQKLSVIKNDFINNMTHEFKTPLATISLATSAIEKEKVLNDRTQILKFNSMIRNENERMNKYVERILLQAKLDRREVHLKKVPVNLNVLVDEAVEHFRLQVEEKGGVIRAELDPEGYVISADEVHMLNVVCNLIDNAIKYSHDSLNIYIYTKQEGNRFIIGVRDTGIGIPKEAQDKVFKRFYRVPSGNVHNVKGFGLGLSYAKSIVELHGGEIQLTSKKNKGTQVEIIFKMES